Proteins encoded together in one Macadamia integrifolia cultivar HAES 741 chromosome 8, SCU_Mint_v3, whole genome shotgun sequence window:
- the LOC122086284 gene encoding ankyrin repeat-containing protein At2g01680-like — MVKLLVHSSGRIVRSAIKVNAMNNESLTALDLVMHLPIDEADQERIRSSLCSVRAKRGQDIFNMGKSKAVATKLSCAVKWVVSKSKIKSLQKNFMRLKVERDTPLDTRNALLVVVVLIVTATYQTGLNPPGGYWQDDNTSSEGGCIVIEHLAGQPIWYTKARLIYNLVMLFNFAGFLLSIIDPGLQPHSRISFTWCTPTSSTLYVAYFFMVNNNRS, encoded by the coding sequence ATGGTAAAGCTACTTGTACATAGTAGTGGCCGCATTGTTAGAAGTGCTATCAAAGTAAATGCGATGAACAACGAAAGTTTGACAGCATTGGATCTGGTAATGCATCTTCCAATTGATGAAGCAGACCAAGAAAGAATAAGAAGTAGCCTATGCAGTGTACGAGCTAAGAGAGGGCAAGATATTTTTAATATGGGGAAGAGCAAAGCAGTAGCAACAAAATTAAGTTGTGCAGTGAAATGGGTGGTTTCTaagtcaaaaataaaatctttacaAAAGAATTTTATGAGATTGAAGGTGGAGAGGGATACTCCACTTGATACGCGTAATGCATTGTTGGTGGTAGTAGTTCTAATTGTTACTGCAACTTATCAAACTGGACTCAATCCCCCTGGTGGTTATTGGCAAGATGACAACACCTCAAGCGAGGGCGGCTGTATTGTAATTGAGCATTTGGCAGGACAGCCAATTTGGTATACGAAAGCCAGACTTATATACAATTTGGTGATGTTGTTTAACTTTGCAGGGTTTCTTCTATCGATCATTGATCCTGGTTTACAACCTCATAGTAGGATTTCCTTTACGTGGTGCACTCCTACTAGCTCTACTCTTTATGTTGCTTACTTTTTCATGGTCAACAACAATAGGTCCTAA
- the LOC122086287 gene encoding uncharacterized protein LOC122086287 — protein MALARLHEQKNNDMKRSWKPTVARNFTGPGLLPTPPTQALKPPFSPSTTILPIKKLTPMELKARREKGLCYNCDEQYTPGHKCKSRFLLLMVDDESKEDEENQIEGEPTLDSVEEGLPEISLHALAGPLSPSTIRLTGTCNKLHVHVLIDSGSTHNFVQEKVANMLSWPVFPSKPFKVFVGNGEYLSCTKKCVGMTLELQGHTFTMDLFVLPIQGVDIVLGIRWLSLLGPIVMDYQKLTMDFTWKSSPVHFQGEPQFRLDPISAKHVKKLAATHSIASYFHLKGYQFSSIETETTKQTPEIQSILEKFSEVFEEPKRLPPSRTNDHQIHLIPGATPVNVRPYRYPQFQKTEIERDRFPIPTVEELLDELHGACFFSKLDLRSGYHQIRMQDSDIYKTAFRTHQGHYEFVVMPFGLTNAPSTFQSIMNQLFQPFMRKFVTVFFDDILVYSKTLLEHVYHLELVLGCLKTNHLYAKLSKCSFCQASISYLGHIVSAAGVSPDPEKISAMQDWPQPRTIKHLRGFLGLTGYYRKFVHHYASIAFPLTNLLKKEAFHWNESAQKAFDRLKEAMIQVPVLSLPNFDKDFELETDASNVGIGAVLMQEGHPLAFYSKKLSHKMATTSTYVKELYAISQAVQKWRQYLLGRQFIIKTDHRSLKNLMTQVIQTLEQQQYLSKLLGFVYTIVYKPGKENEAADALSRLPETDLSESALQSYTEPVFNILPQLKVENEIDPELMAIHKALREGTNIDSHYSIKDGLLFYKGKIRISSQSQLRDSIINEFHSSPLGGHAGILRTYIRISSQFH, from the exons ATGGCTTTAGCTCGCCTtcatgaacaaaaaaataatgatatgaAGAGATCTTGGAAACCCACAGTGGCAAGAAACTTCACTGGGCCTGGGTTATTGCCTACACCACCTACACAAGCCCTCAAacctccattttctccatcaacAACTATACTTCCAATTAAGAAACTTACTCCTATGGAATTGAAggctaggagagagaaagggttATGTTATAACTGTGATGAGCAGTATACTCCTGGTCACAAGTGCAAAAGTAGGTTCTTGCTTTTAATGGTGGATGATGAAAGTAAAGAAGATGAGGAGAATCAAATTGAAGGAGAACCAACCTTGGATTCTGTTGAAGAGGGGCTACCAGAAATCAGCTTACATGCTCTGGCAGGACCACTTAGCCCAAGTACAATCAGATTAACAGGTACTTGCAACAAACTTCATGTTCATGTTCTTATCGATAGTGGGAGTACCCACAATTTTGTTCAAGAGAAAGTAGCCAATATGCTATCATGGCCAGTTTTCCCTTCAAAGCCTTTTAAAGTATTTGTTGGCAATGGAGAATATCTCTCTTGTACCAAGAAATGTGTTGGGATGACCTTAGAATTACAGGGGCATACATTTACTATGGATCTGTTTGTACTGCCAATACAAGGGGTTGATATAGTATTGGGAATTCGATGGTTGTCCCTTTTGGGACCTATAGTCATGGACTACCAGAAGCTAACAATGGACTTCACCTGGAAAAGTTCCCCAGTACATTTCCAAGGTGAACCTCAATTCAGGTTAGATCCTATCTCAGCCAAGCATGTTAAAAAATTGGCTGCAACTCACTCCATAGCTTCATATTTCCATCTCAAGGGATATCAGTTTTCTAGTATCGAAACTGAAACTACCAAGCAAACTCCTGAGATTCAGAGCATCTTAGAAAAATTTTCTGAGGTATTTGAAGAACCCAAGAGGCTGCCTCCTTCAAGAACAAATGACCATCAGATACACCTTATTCCAGGAGCTACACCAGTTAATGTAAGGCCATACAGGTACCCCCAATTTcagaaaactgaaatagaacG GGACAGATTTCCTATTCCAACGGTGGAGGAGTTGTTGGATGAGCTTCATGGTGCTTGTTTCTTTTCGAAGCTGGATCTTAGGAGTGGTTACCACCAAATTAGAATGCAAGATAGTGACATTTACAAAACAGCATTTCGCACACATCAGGGACATTATGAATTTgtagtgatgccttttggccttACAAATGCACCTTCCACTTTTCAATCCATTATGAACCAGCTTTTCCAACCATTTATGAGAAAATTTGTTACGGTGTTTTTTGATGATATTCTGGTATATAGTAAAACTCTACTTGAACATGTGTATCACCTGGAGCTGGTCCTTGGTTGTCTCAAGACAAATCACCTATATGCAAAGCTAAGCAAGTGTAGTTTCTGTCAGGCATCCATATCCTACCTCGGCCATATTGTTTCTGCAGCTGGTGTTAGTCCTGATCCTGAAAAAATTTCAGCAATGCAAGATTGGCCACAGCCACGCACTATTAAGCATCTACGAGGATTTTTAGGTTTGACCGGGTATTATCGGAAATTTGTCCATCACTATGCGAGCATAGCTTTCCCTCTTACAAATCTCCTCAAGAAGGAAGCTTTCCATTGGAATGAATCTGcccaaaaagcatttgatagaTTAAAGGAAGCAATGATTCAAGTGCCGGTCTTATCTCTTCCAAACTTTGACAAGGATTTTGAACTAGAAACTGACGCATCCAATGTGGGCATAGGCGCTGTGTTGATGCAAGAAGGACATCCATTAGCTTTCTATAGTAAGAAGCTATCTCACAAAATGGCAACAACATCAACATATGTCAAGGAATTATATGCTATATCTCAAGCAGTGCAAAAGTGGAGGCAATATTTACTTGGGAGACAATTTATCATTAAAACTGATCATCGAAGCCTCAAGAATTTAATGACTCAAGTCATTCAGACACTTGAACAGCAACAATACCTCAGTAAGCTCTTGGGATTTGTTTATACAATTGTCTACAAACCTGGAAAGGAAAATGAAGCTGCGGATGCTTTATCCAGATTACCAGAAACTGACCTATCCGAGTCTGCACTACAATCTTACACTGAACCGGTCTTTAATATCCTACCACAATTGAAGGTGGAAAATGAAATTGATCCGGAGTTGATGGCAATTCATAAGGCGTTACGGGAAGGCACTAATATTGATTCCCATTACTCTATTAAGGATGGATTACTATTTTACAAAGgcaaaatcagaatcagttcTCAATCTCAGTTGCGGGACTCTATCATCAATGAATTTCATTCTTCCCCATTAGGTGGACATGCTGGAATCCTACGAACTTATATCAGAATTTCCTCTCAATTTCATTAG
- the LOC122086124 gene encoding ankyrin repeat-containing protein BDA1-like, producing MDPRLIHVARNGDIDGLYTLLREDPFILENVEKIPFTDTPLHWAASIGHTCFVKEIINLKPSFIMKLNQDGFSPLHLASISGHLEIINLVLKEESGRRLGKLKEAMYVDGGLCNLKGRENRTPFHCAVIAGNIDALEELFFNDPNSIKALTVRKETALHLALKFDQVETFKVMMSWLEKYWHNDILSWKDHDGNTILHLATSRGQYEIVELLVHGSGLFVRNAIQVNAINNDKLTALDLVMHLPSDQANQERIRSTLCRVGAKGGQDISTEMSKVPEKLTSILKWLVSKSKIKSVYRHFIRLKVDRDTPLDTRNALLVVVVLIVTATYQTGLNPPGGYWQDDKNNTFDNDGNLEQIGHSAGQPIWFTKSTTIYNLVMLFNFAGFLLSVVLVYNLTVGFPLRGALLLALLFMLLTFSWSTPVGFNGPSRPRYFYYFDYFSLSDYFSGNFMLWLPIVLVVIIWAMTANWMGRIWRKLLLLTGLVRD from the exons ATGGATCCAAGATTGATCCACGTGGCTAGGAATGGAGATATAGATGGTTTATACACATTACTTCGGGAGGATCCTTTTATCCTTGAGAATGTCGAAAAGATTCCATTTACTGATACTCCTTTACATTGGGCAGCATCAATTGGTCATACCTGTTTTGTGAAGGAAATTATAAATTTGAAGCCTTCTTTCATTATGAAGCTAAACCAAGATGGGTTCAGCCCTTTGCACTTAGCTTCAATATCTGGGCACCTAGAGATCATCAATTTGGTCTTGAAAGAAGAAAGTGGACGCCGCCTAGGAAAACTGAAGGAGGCCATGTATGTTGATGGTGGACTTTGTAACCTGAAAGGCAGAGAGAATAGAACTCCTTTCCATTGTGCAGTTATTGCTGGAAACATTGATGCTTTGGAAGAATTGTTCTTCAATGACCCAAACTCCATCAAAGCGTTGACAGTTAGAAAGGAGACTGCTCTTCATCTGGCTTTGAAATTTGATCAGGTTGAAACCTTCAAAGTAATGATGAGTTGGCTTGAAAAATATTGGCACAACGATATTTTAAGCTGGAAAGACCATGACGGCAACACTATCTTGCACCTTGCTACTTCAAGAGGACAATATGAG ATAGTAGAACTACTTGTACATGGTAGTGGCCTCTTTGTTAGAAATGCTATCCAAGTAAATGCGATAAACAATGACAAGTTGACAGCGTTGGATCTGGTAATGCATCTTCCAAGTGATCAAGCAAACCAAGAAAGAATAAGAAGTACCCTATGCAGAGTAGGAGCTAAGGGAGGCCAAGATATTAGTACTGAGATGAGCAAAGTACCAGAAAAATTAACTTCTATATTGAAATGGCTGGTGTCCAAGTCAAAAATTAAATCTGTGTATAGGCATTTCATCAGATTGAAGGTGGACAGGGATACTCCACTTGATACGCGTAATGCTTTGTTGGTGGTAGTAGTTCTAATAGTCACAGCAACATATCAAACCGGACTCAATCCCCCTGGTGGTTATTGGCAAGATGATAAAAATAATACCTTCGACAATGACGGCAATCTTGAACAAATTGGTCATTCCGCTGGGCAACCAATTTGGTTTACAAAATCTACAACTATATACAACTTGGTGATGCTGTTTAACTTTGCAGGGTTTCTTCTATCGGTGGTCCTGGTTTACAATCTCACAGTAGGATTCCCTTTGCGTGGCGCACTCCTACTAGCTCTACTCTTTATGTTGCTGACTTTTTCATGGTCAACACCAGTAGGTTTTAATGGTCCAAGCCGTCCTcggtatttttattattttgattattttagtCTATCAGACTACTTTTCTGGGAATTTTATGTTATGGCTTCCAATTGTGTTGGTAGTAATCATCTGGGCCATGACGGCAAACTGGATGGGACGGATATGGCGGAAGCTTTTGCTACTTACTGGCCTTGTGAGGGATTAA